In a genomic window of Candidatus Saccharimonadales bacterium:
- the ftsH gene encoding ATP-dependent zinc metalloprotease FtsH, which translates to MATKQQPPKKKMGNIIRLSVFWAVMVFVALIVVALVSQPSTLKDVSISDVISRANAGEITQIEIQGNDVKVTPKGQSKPTEKSVKEGSSSIYEQGLKQDKTQVKVVPQSETGNTLWNLAIIVIPVLLIAGFFMFMMRQAQGQNNQAMGFGKSKAKLYGIDKEKVVFGDIAGNDSAKQDLEEVVDFLKSPKKYESLGAKIPKGVLLVGNPGTGKTMLARAVAGEANVPFFSISGSEFVEMFVGVGASRVRDLFAKAKKNAPAIIFIDEIDAVGRKRGSGMGGGHDEREQTLNQILVEMDGFETGTNVIVLAATNRADVLDPALLRPGRFDRRTNIMLPERKDREAILKVHFKKKPADETVNLDALAAKTAGSSGADLANIANEAAIIAARRNAKKISNKDLTEAFEKVAIGPERKTKIMNEKEKQLTAYHEAGHALVGHVLPDSDPVHKVTIIPRGGTGGVTWFLPPEDKSYTNVYEFKDILARALGGRIAEKIIYGADGITTGAGSDLRKATEIARDMVIEQGMGTKLRDQVFHDDSGGMVFDKITHERPYSDDTAKEIDGEVEALIKEAATRAQLVIEANRQSLDEMAASLIKEETIEDKAVEKIFAKTKLPTAAKLH; encoded by the coding sequence ATGGCAACAAAGCAACAACCTCCTAAAAAGAAAATGGGAAATATTATTCGGCTAAGCGTCTTTTGGGCGGTTATGGTCTTCGTGGCGCTTATTGTCGTCGCGCTTGTTTCACAGCCAAGCACCCTAAAGGATGTTTCGATATCTGATGTTATTTCACGGGCTAACGCTGGCGAGATCACTCAGATTGAAATTCAGGGTAATGATGTCAAAGTCACCCCTAAGGGCCAATCTAAACCGACCGAAAAATCGGTTAAAGAAGGCAGCAGCAGTATTTACGAACAAGGGCTGAAGCAAGATAAAACACAGGTAAAGGTAGTTCCTCAGTCGGAAACAGGCAATACGTTATGGAATCTTGCCATCATCGTCATTCCAGTTCTGCTGATTGCCGGATTCTTTATGTTCATGATGCGCCAGGCACAAGGGCAGAATAACCAAGCGATGGGCTTTGGTAAGTCAAAGGCCAAGCTATATGGTATCGACAAAGAAAAAGTTGTCTTTGGCGATATTGCCGGTAACGACAGCGCAAAACAAGACCTTGAAGAAGTCGTTGACTTCCTGAAAAGTCCTAAAAAATACGAGAGCCTCGGGGCTAAGATTCCAAAGGGTGTGCTACTAGTAGGTAACCCAGGTACGGGTAAGACAATGCTCGCAAGGGCTGTCGCAGGCGAGGCAAACGTACCATTCTTTAGTATCTCCGGTTCTGAATTCGTTGAAATGTTCGTAGGTGTTGGTGCAAGCCGTGTACGCGACCTATTCGCCAAAGCCAAAAAGAACGCTCCAGCGATCATCTTTATCGATGAAATTGACGCCGTTGGCCGCAAACGTGGTAGCGGTATGGGTGGTGGACACGACGAACGTGAACAAACGCTTAACCAGATCTTGGTCGAGATGGACGGTTTCGAAACAGGAACAAACGTAATTGTCCTTGCTGCGACTAACCGTGCGGATGTGCTTGACCCTGCCCTCTTGCGTCCTGGTCGTTTCGACCGTCGTACGAACATTATGCTGCCAGAGCGTAAAGACCGTGAAGCGATTTTGAAGGTTCACTTTAAAAAGAAACCCGCTGATGAAACAGTCAACCTTGATGCTTTGGCCGCAAAAACAGCCGGATCATCTGGTGCTGACCTAGCTAACATTGCAAACGAAGCGGCGATTATCGCTGCACGCCGCAATGCAAAAAAGATCAGTAATAAAGATTTAACTGAAGCATTTGAAAAAGTAGCCATTGGTCCAGAACGCAAAACCAAGATTATGAACGAAAAGGAAAAGCAGCTAACTGCCTACCACGAAGCCGGCCACGCGCTTGTTGGACATGTCTTGCCTGACAGCGATCCTGTTCACAAGGTCACGATCATCCCTCGTGGCGGTACTGGTGGTGTGACATGGTTTTTGCCCCCTGAAGACAAAAGCTACACCAATGTGTACGAGTTCAAAGATATTCTTGCCCGTGCATTAGGTGGTCGTATTGCCGAAAAGATCATTTATGGCGCTGATGGAATCACCACCGGTGCTGGATCTGACCTGCGTAAAGCAACTGAAATTGCCCGTGACATGGTCATCGAGCAAGGAATGGGAACGAAGCTTCGCGATCAAGTATTCCACGATGATAGCGGCGGCATGGTATTCGATAAGATTACTCATGAACGACCGTATAGCGATGATACGGCAAAAGAAATCGATGGTGAAGTTGAAGCTTTGATTAAAGAAGCGGCAACGCGTGCTCAACTTGTCATCGAAGCAAACCGACAAAGCCTTGACGAAATGGCGGCATCACTTATTAAAGAAGAAACGATTGAGGATAAAGCTGTTGAAAAGATCTTTGCAAAGACTAAGCTTCCAACAGCAGCGAAGCTTCATTAG
- the tilS gene encoding tRNA lysidine(34) synthetase TilS translates to MAVSGGIDSVVLLNMLVTDAKHDLIVAHFDHGIRPDSAADARFVGALARSYGLEFVTKREELGPGTSEDLARSRRYTFLREQAARQGAVIVTAHHSDDVIETIAINLTRGTGWKGIAALGNQDIARPLLRLSKNDIRMYATAKHLEWTEDSTNSSDVYLRNRLRQKIGTSLSGGTKKELLEIWKRQLELKSVIYKEEDNFIQAGEEQSRYLLITIDATTAEELLRRMIAKKAGVACTRPQAKRALLAVKTAKPGSIFEIGSGCSLHFAIQTFAIQTS, encoded by the coding sequence GTGGCAGTAAGCGGAGGTATTGATTCGGTCGTACTGCTAAACATGTTAGTAACCGATGCGAAACATGACCTTATCGTTGCTCACTTTGACCATGGTATTCGGCCAGATTCGGCAGCCGACGCTCGGTTTGTCGGTGCGTTGGCTAGAAGTTATGGCCTTGAATTTGTGACAAAACGTGAAGAGCTAGGACCAGGTACAAGTGAAGATTTGGCACGGTCTAGGCGGTATACATTTTTACGCGAACAGGCAGCGAGACAGGGCGCGGTTATCGTGACGGCACATCATAGCGACGACGTTATTGAAACGATTGCGATTAACCTGACTCGCGGTACGGGTTGGAAGGGTATTGCGGCGCTGGGAAACCAAGATATCGCCCGTCCGCTACTCCGCCTATCTAAAAATGATATACGCATGTATGCAACGGCAAAACATCTAGAGTGGACAGAGGACAGTACGAATAGTAGCGACGTATATTTACGGAACCGGCTGCGTCAAAAAATCGGTACTTCCCTTTCGGGCGGAACAAAAAAGGAACTACTGGAAATTTGGAAACGCCAGCTCGAATTAAAATCGGTGATTTATAAAGAGGAAGACAACTTCATTCAAGCTGGCGAGGAACAAAGCCGGTATCTTCTGATCACTATTGACGCAACGACCGCCGAAGAATTGCTGCGGCGCATGATTGCAAAAAAAGCAGGTGTGGCCTGTACGAGGCCGCAGGCGAAGCGCGCGTTACTAGCGGTCAAGACGGCAAAACCGGGTTCTATTTTTGAAATTGGATCTGGGTGTAGCTTGCATTTTGCTATTCAGACTTTTGCTATTCAGACTTCTTAA
- a CDS encoding pentapeptide repeat-containing protein, giving the protein MKISPPQMPAQLEDATLDELLDGDLEDVILADIDATNCLVSGLNISGVKFEKILLTAAQLERVSAKDLVAQQTDFSATHLANGAINRASFSNCRMTGVDFSKTNLHDVIFSGCKLDMANLRFADLRRVKFVDCTFAETDFLGAILYDVTFESCTLEKTVFDQAKCKQVDLRSSELIEISGWTSLKGATIDSVQLTIAAPYLANELGLTVRNT; this is encoded by the coding sequence ATGAAAATAAGCCCGCCACAGATGCCAGCACAGCTAGAGGATGCAACACTTGATGAACTGTTGGACGGCGACTTAGAGGACGTGATTTTAGCAGATATTGATGCAACGAATTGCCTTGTTTCGGGTTTGAACATATCTGGTGTAAAGTTTGAAAAAATACTACTGACCGCCGCACAATTAGAACGGGTAAGCGCGAAAGATCTTGTGGCGCAGCAGACCGATTTTTCGGCGACACATCTTGCAAACGGCGCGATTAACAGGGCTTCGTTTAGCAATTGCCGCATGACAGGAGTGGATTTTAGTAAGACTAATCTTCATGACGTCATATTTAGCGGTTGTAAATTAGATATGGCGAATTTACGATTTGCAGACCTGCGACGGGTGAAATTTGTCGATTGCACGTTTGCTGAAACGGATTTTCTGGGTGCGATACTATATGACGTTACGTTCGAATCATGCACGCTCGAAAAAACCGTGTTTGACCAGGCGAAATGTAAACAAGTTGACCTGCGAAGCTCTGAACTTATTGAAATATCTGGCTGGACGTCATTAAAAGGCGCGACGATTGATAGCGTGCAGCTGACAATCGCTGCACCGTACCTGGCAAACGAACTTGGCTTGACTGTACGGAACACCTAG